A window from Cytobacillus sp. FSL H8-0458 encodes these proteins:
- a CDS encoding flavodoxin family protein has protein sequence MKVLALLGSTRENGNSEYLANKIVEGTDHTLVKLADLHIEPIVDKRHAEGGFTMVDDDYEQVVRHMLSHDIFIFATPLYWYGMSGPMKDFFDRWSQYLRDERFNLKEELARKKAYVVITGGASAKVKGLPLVQQFQYIFDFVGMEFADYIIGSGVKPGEVKEDSLALAMAEQWNKLFS, from the coding sequence ATGAAAGTATTGGCTTTGCTGGGCAGTACCAGAGAAAACGGGAACTCGGAGTATTTGGCAAATAAGATTGTGGAAGGGACTGATCACACCCTGGTAAAATTAGCAGACCTGCATATCGAACCGATTGTGGATAAGAGGCACGCGGAAGGCGGCTTTACAATGGTCGATGACGACTATGAACAAGTAGTGAGGCACATGCTGTCACATGATATTTTCATATTCGCAACCCCTTTATACTGGTATGGCATGAGCGGTCCCATGAAAGATTTCTTTGATCGCTGGTCACAGTACCTAAGGGATGAACGCTTTAATCTGAAAGAAGAGCTGGCAAGGAAGAAAGCCTATGTTGTTATTACAGGCGGCGCCAGCGCGAAAGTAAAAGGACTTCCTCTTGTTCAGCAATTTCAATACATTTTTGATTTTGTCGGGATGGAATTTGCTGACTATATCATCGGGAGCGGGGTAAAGCCGGGAGAAGTGAAAGAAGATTCTTTAGCATTAGCGATGGCCGAACAATGGAATAAGTTATTTTCATAA
- a CDS encoding mechanosensitive ion channel family protein → MFWETYMKEDILVDLGISIGIFLLFLFFRKLFAKYVFTLLLRLSRKAPNDFFSHVFVSFQKPIQCLFIIIGIYFSVGYFPYLNQHNSLFLDIIRASVIIMLTWGLYNMASASSALFTSLKVKYNLEIDDILIPFISKALRFVIVAISISIVAQEFNYDVNGFVAGLGLGGVAIAFAAKDVLGNLLGGFVIITEKPFTIGEWIMTPSVEGTVEDISFRSTRVRTFSQALVTVPNATLANESITNWSKMGKRQISFRLRVTHDTTKDQMANVVGQIEYLLKNHPDIHPETILVTFDDYKENGLDIFLYFFTKTTNWGEFLKIKEEINFEIMDILENERVYVAMPSRKLYLDPEGENQLKKESRVRQES, encoded by the coding sequence ATGTTCTGGGAAACTTACATGAAAGAAGATATATTAGTGGACTTGGGAATATCAATTGGAATTTTCCTGCTGTTTCTCTTTTTCCGGAAGCTTTTTGCCAAATATGTATTTACACTATTATTAAGGCTTAGCAGAAAAGCCCCAAATGACTTTTTCTCACACGTATTTGTTTCATTTCAAAAGCCGATTCAGTGTTTATTCATTATTATAGGAATCTATTTTTCTGTTGGTTATTTTCCTTATCTGAATCAGCATAATTCACTGTTCCTGGATATTATTAGAGCATCTGTCATCATCATGCTCACATGGGGCTTGTACAATATGGCATCGGCATCTTCAGCCCTTTTCACAAGCCTAAAGGTTAAGTACAATCTGGAAATTGATGATATTCTCATTCCATTCATTTCTAAGGCATTGAGATTCGTGATTGTGGCTATTAGTATCAGCATTGTTGCTCAAGAATTTAACTATGATGTGAATGGTTTTGTGGCAGGACTCGGGTTAGGCGGAGTTGCCATTGCTTTTGCTGCTAAGGACGTACTTGGCAATTTGTTAGGCGGCTTCGTCATTATTACTGAAAAGCCGTTCACAATCGGTGAGTGGATTATGACACCAAGTGTAGAGGGAACCGTTGAAGACATTTCTTTTCGAAGCACCAGGGTTAGAACCTTCTCCCAGGCGCTTGTTACTGTTCCTAATGCAACTTTAGCAAATGAATCCATTACCAACTGGAGCAAGATGGGAAAAAGACAGATCAGCTTTAGACTGCGTGTTACCCATGATACAACTAAAGATCAAATGGCTAATGTCGTCGGGCAGATCGAGTATCTTTTAAAAAATCATCCGGATATTCATCCGGAAACCATTCTTGTTACCTTTGACGACTACAAAGAAAATGGGCTCGATATATTCCTTTATTTCTTCACCAAAACGACAAATTGGGGCGAATTCCTGAAAATTAAGGAAGAAATCAATTTTGAGATCATGGACATTCTTGAAAATGAGCGTGTTTATGTTGCTATGCCAAGCAGGAAACTATACTTAGATCCTGAGGGCGAAAACCAGCTGAAAAAAGAATCCAGAGTGAGACAGGAATCATAA